The following coding sequences are from one Achromobacter sp. B7 window:
- a CDS encoding PLP-dependent aminotransferase family protein: protein MSSAAPEYAFATPFLNPPASPIRSLMPYALRPGTISLAGGYPAQELFDVEGLSVASTQVMSRLGACLQYSNIDGQASLRNELARLSAARGLHCNADTELVVTGGSQQALALLTRVMLQPGDHAIIESPAFPNSVQALRYTGATVHTVASGPDGIDVDALDELAARVKPKMVCVVASFSNPCGATISRQRRLRLLELAVKHRFLIVEDDPYSELRFAGEAVPPIAALAEGEARHWAVYLASMSKTMAPALRIGWLIAPPEIRRRCVSAKAADDMASSAWIQEVVAQYLANGRYDEHVPRIRAAYGLRCDAMAQALARELDGRVSFSKPEGGMFFWARLTGDVDATRLLPYAIEHEVVYVPGKAFYANVEQADLFAMRMSFATMNEAQIAQGMVRLGRALDACEANEPVSISLAA, encoded by the coding sequence ATGTCCAGCGCTGCGCCAGAATACGCCTTTGCCACGCCTTTCCTGAATCCCCCCGCTTCCCCCATCCGGTCCTTGATGCCCTACGCGTTGCGTCCCGGCACCATTTCGCTGGCCGGCGGCTACCCCGCTCAGGAGCTGTTTGACGTTGAAGGCTTGTCGGTGGCGTCCACCCAGGTCATGTCGCGGCTGGGCGCCTGCCTGCAATATTCCAACATCGATGGCCAAGCCAGCCTGCGTAACGAGCTGGCGCGCCTGTCCGCCGCACGCGGCCTGCACTGCAATGCCGACACCGAGCTGGTTGTGACGGGCGGGTCGCAGCAGGCGCTGGCGCTGCTGACGCGCGTGATGCTGCAACCCGGCGACCACGCCATCATTGAATCGCCCGCGTTCCCCAATTCCGTGCAGGCGTTGCGCTACACGGGCGCCACCGTGCACACCGTGGCATCCGGCCCGGACGGCATCGACGTGGACGCGTTGGACGAACTGGCCGCGCGGGTCAAGCCGAAGATGGTCTGCGTCGTGGCCTCGTTCTCGAACCCTTGCGGCGCCACCATCTCGCGCCAGCGCCGTCTGCGCTTGCTGGAACTGGCGGTCAAGCATCGCTTCCTGATCGTTGAAGACGACCCGTACAGCGAACTGCGCTTTGCCGGCGAAGCCGTGCCGCCCATCGCGGCCCTGGCGGAAGGCGAAGCCCGCCACTGGGCGGTGTACCTGGCCAGCATGTCCAAGACCATGGCGCCCGCGCTGCGCATCGGCTGGCTGATCGCCCCGCCGGAAATCCGCCGCCGCTGCGTCAGCGCCAAGGCGGCCGACGATATGGCCTCGTCGGCGTGGATCCAGGAAGTGGTGGCGCAGTACCTGGCCAACGGCCGCTACGACGAACACGTGCCGCGCATTCGCGCCGCCTATGGCCTGCGCTGCGACGCGATGGCCCAGGCGTTGGCGCGCGAACTGGACGGCCGCGTCAGCTTCAGCAAGCCCGAAGGCGGCATGTTCTTCTGGGCGCGGCTGACGGGCGATGTGGACGCCACGCGCCTGTTGCCGTATGCGATTGAACACGAAGTGGTTTATGTGCCCGGCAAGGCGTTCTACGCCAATGTCGAACAGGCCGACCTGTTTGCCATGCGCATGTCGTTTGCCACCATGAACGAAGCGCAAATTGCCCAGGGCATGGTGCGCCTGGGTCGCGCGCTGGACGCGTGCGAAGCGAACGAGCCGGTGTCGATTTCGTTGGCGGCGTAG
- a CDS encoding amino acid ABC transporter substrate-binding protein: MNIAKGLVGAALLVAAAQGAQAATVDVVRQRGAVACGTTTGFAGFSAPDAQGKWQGLDVDLCRAIAAAVFGDANKIKVVPLNSQQRFTALQSGEVDVLTRNTTVTQQRDTALGIIHAGINFYDGQGFLVPKSLGVKSAKDINGATICLQTGTSNENTLADWARANNVTYKPVVIETFNEVVNAFAAGRCDVFSTDASGLASIRISKLQNPDDYVVLPEIISKEPLGPFVRQGDDTWLNIVRWSLSAMIEAEEYGVTSKNVDEQLKSANPNIKRILGVTPGSGANLGLDEKWAYNIVKQVGNYGESFERNVGEGSPLKIKRGLNAQWTQGGLMYALPIR, translated from the coding sequence ATGAACATTGCAAAAGGGTTGGTGGGCGCGGCGCTATTGGTAGCGGCGGCGCAGGGCGCGCAAGCGGCAACGGTAGACGTCGTGCGCCAGCGCGGCGCCGTGGCTTGCGGTACGACCACGGGCTTTGCCGGCTTTTCAGCGCCCGACGCGCAAGGCAAGTGGCAAGGGCTGGACGTGGACCTTTGCCGCGCCATCGCCGCGGCGGTCTTTGGCGATGCCAACAAGATCAAGGTGGTGCCGCTGAATTCGCAGCAGCGCTTCACCGCGTTGCAATCCGGCGAAGTGGACGTGTTGACCCGCAACACCACCGTCACGCAGCAGCGCGACACGGCGCTGGGCATCATCCACGCCGGCATCAATTTCTACGACGGCCAGGGCTTTCTGGTGCCCAAGTCGCTGGGCGTGAAAAGCGCCAAGGACATCAACGGCGCAACCATCTGCCTGCAAACGGGCACCTCTAACGAGAACACGTTGGCCGACTGGGCGCGCGCCAACAACGTCACGTACAAGCCGGTGGTGATCGAAACGTTCAACGAAGTGGTCAACGCCTTCGCGGCGGGTCGTTGCGACGTGTTCTCGACGGACGCGTCGGGCCTGGCGTCGATCCGTATCTCCAAGCTGCAAAATCCGGACGACTACGTCGTGCTGCCCGAGATCATTTCCAAGGAACCGCTGGGCCCGTTCGTGCGCCAGGGTGACGATACGTGGCTGAACATCGTGCGCTGGTCGCTGTCGGCAATGATCGAAGCCGAAGAATACGGCGTCACGTCCAAGAACGTGGACGAGCAGCTAAAAAGCGCCAACCCGAACATCAAGCGCATTCTGGGTGTCACGCCCGGCAGTGGCGCGAACCTGGGCCTGGACGAAAAATGGGCCTACAACATCGTCAAGCAGGTGGGCAATTACGGCGAGAGCTTTGAACGGAACGTGGGCGAAGGCAGCCCGCTGAAGATCAAGCGCGGCCTGAATGCGCAATGGACGCAAGGCGGCTTGATGTACGCGCTGCCGATCCGCTGA
- a CDS encoding YggS family pyridoxal phosphate-dependent enzyme, which produces MTVEDTMAGRIAHIHQRIADACARAGRSPDSVVLLPVSKTFEVDAIREAMALGMTRFGENKTQEIRQKAAALAGQGLQWVLIGHLQTNKAKDAARDATEVQSLDRVDLAEALHRRLLTEGRTLDVLVQVKTSSEPSKFGMAPQDVSAFLRRIAAEFPTLHVKGLMTLAVNSPDPEPVRACFSALRTLRDSLRAENIDGVSLDRLSMGMSGDFELAIEEGSTEVRIGTAIFGARTYPDPQ; this is translated from the coding sequence ATGACCGTCGAAGACACCATGGCCGGGCGCATTGCCCACATCCACCAACGCATCGCCGACGCCTGCGCGCGGGCCGGGCGCAGCCCGGACAGCGTGGTGCTGCTGCCCGTCAGCAAGACCTTCGAGGTGGACGCGATCCGCGAAGCCATGGCGCTGGGCATGACGCGTTTTGGCGAGAACAAAACGCAGGAAATCCGACAGAAGGCGGCAGCGCTGGCCGGCCAGGGCCTGCAATGGGTGCTGATTGGCCATTTGCAGACGAACAAGGCCAAAGACGCTGCGCGCGACGCCACCGAAGTGCAGTCGCTGGACCGCGTCGACCTGGCCGAAGCCCTGCATCGCCGCCTGCTGACCGAAGGCCGCACGCTGGACGTGCTGGTGCAGGTGAAAACGTCTTCCGAGCCCAGCAAGTTCGGCATGGCGCCTCAAGACGTGTCGGCGTTCCTGCGGCGCATCGCGGCGGAATTTCCTACGTTGCACGTCAAGGGGCTGATGACGCTGGCCGTCAACTCGCCCGATCCGGAACCAGTGCGGGCCTGCTTTAGTGCCCTGCGCACGCTGCGCGACAGCCTGCGCGCCGAAAACATCGACGGCGTGTCGCTGGACCGCCTGTCGATGGGCATGAGCGGCGATTTCGAATTGGCTATCGAGGAAGGCTCGACCGAAGTGCGCATCGGCACGGCGATATTCGGCGCCCGTACCTACCCCGACCCACAGTAA
- a CDS encoding hydroxymethylglutaryl-CoA lyase — protein sequence MALPSRVKIVEVSPRDGLQNEKEFVPTDIKVELVNRLSAAGFPNVEAASFVSPKWVPQMADGADVMARIERRPGTIYSVLTPNMKGFEGALAAGADEIVIFGAASEAFSQKNINCSIAESIARFEPVVQAARDAGIRVRGSISCALGCPYQGEVPIASVVDVAQRYLAMQVDEIDVADTIGVGTPQRVRDVMTAVTRVVDPARVSGHFHDTYGQALANILAALETGISIFHTSVAGLGGCPYAKGATGNVATEDVLYMLRGLDIDTGVDFDAVVDIGQWMSANLNRKGSSRAGNAIAAKRAA from the coding sequence ATGGCTTTGCCCTCCCGCGTGAAGATCGTCGAAGTGTCGCCCCGCGACGGTCTGCAAAATGAAAAGGAATTCGTGCCGACCGACATCAAGGTCGAGCTGGTCAACCGCCTGTCCGCCGCGGGCTTCCCCAATGTGGAAGCCGCGTCGTTCGTGTCGCCCAAGTGGGTGCCGCAGATGGCCGACGGCGCCGATGTCATGGCGCGCATCGAACGCCGCCCGGGCACGATCTATTCCGTGCTGACGCCGAACATGAAGGGCTTTGAAGGCGCGCTGGCCGCCGGCGCGGATGAAATCGTCATCTTTGGCGCCGCCAGCGAAGCGTTTTCGCAAAAGAACATCAACTGCTCCATCGCGGAATCCATCGCTCGCTTCGAGCCCGTGGTGCAAGCCGCGCGCGACGCCGGCATCCGCGTGCGTGGCAGCATCAGCTGCGCGCTGGGCTGTCCGTATCAAGGCGAGGTTCCGATTGCGTCGGTGGTGGACGTGGCGCAGCGCTACCTGGCAATGCAGGTGGATGAAATCGACGTGGCCGACACCATTGGCGTGGGCACGCCGCAGCGGGTGCGCGACGTGATGACGGCCGTGACCCGCGTGGTCGATCCGGCGCGCGTGTCCGGCCATTTCCATGACACCTACGGCCAGGCGCTGGCCAACATCCTGGCCGCGTTGGAAACCGGCATCTCGATCTTCCATACGTCGGTTGCCGGCCTGGGCGGCTGCCCCTACGCCAAGGGCGCCACGGGCAACGTCGCCACCGAAGACGTGCTGTACATGCTGCGCGGGCTGGACATCGACACGGGCGTGGACTTCGACGCCGTGGTCGATATCGGCCAGTGGATGTCGGCCAACCTGAACCGCAAGGGTTCCAGCCGCGCGGGCAATGCCATCGCGGCCAAACGGGCGGCATGA